A window of Candidatus Polarisedimenticolia bacterium contains these coding sequences:
- a CDS encoding HIT domain-containing protein, whose translation MEKLFSPWRLRYITSVHERSRGCVFCSAARGRRDRENLVLIRGRNNFIILNKYPYNNGHLMIVPYAHVPTLAEASPEALNEMMGLAVVCETALRGAYRPTGINFGMNLGRSAGAGIDRHLHLHVVPRWDGDTNFMSVVHGTRVLPESLQKTYRRLRPLLLAGGLKGRGRWAPAPPRTRRPRTRARRSSR comes from the coding sequence ATGGAAAAACTCTTCAGCCCGTGGCGCCTCCGCTACATCACCTCGGTGCACGAGCGCAGCCGGGGGTGCGTCTTCTGCAGCGCCGCACGCGGCCGGCGCGACCGCGAGAATCTCGTCCTGATCCGCGGCCGGAACAACTTCATCATCCTGAACAAGTATCCCTACAACAACGGCCATCTCATGATCGTGCCGTACGCCCACGTGCCGACTCTCGCCGAGGCCTCCCCCGAGGCCTTGAACGAGATGATGGGGCTGGCCGTCGTCTGCGAGACCGCCCTGCGGGGGGCCTACCGCCCAACCGGGATCAACTTCGGAATGAACCTGGGCCGGAGCGCCGGGGCCGGGATCGACCGGCACCTCCATCTCCACGTCGTCCCGCGCTGGGACGGCGACACCAATTTCATGTCCGTGGTCCACGGCACGCGCGTCCTCCCCGAGTCCCTCCAGAAGACGTATAGGCGGCTTCGGCCGCTGCTTTTGGCAGGCGGACTGAAAGGCCGTGGCAGGTGGGCGCCCGCACCACCCCGGACGCGCCGGCCCCGGACGCGCGCGCGGCGGAGCAGCCGATGA
- a CDS encoding LptF/LptG family permease → MRILGIDTIWKYVMREVMSPSILGLCVYVLVFLMNALFQLAELAIKKDLALRTVLTILFLYLPQVLKLSIPMAILLGVLVGIGRLSTDSEVIAMRASGVSYWKVLYPVLCLGIAGWGISSVLLLGLEPGANYKLHRLTSKMMYSTDLRREIKPRVFFEEIPGMLLYADEVHSGGDFLERVFIYQSEEGGKELVTVARRAQIDYDRTNGIARFYLESGVTHSTTPADSESYQLSSFQRQMIVKEPDESFRLRSTILSRPLPKSYQDQDLGELSNSIARAGSIDHAETRNRVIGQILAIKHERFALPAACLVFAILGVPLGIMNRRGGKASGFSLSIGISIVYWILYSAGRNMVSQGNLSPHVGLWVGNVLLGLIGVVLLLLRERSERLQLSILFPASVQRTLASLRRRREIESESRHRGRPGRWKRRRAGGGSGAPPAGTRPALRSVNPEAVLPVDPLDPGEMVEEETPTRRLTLRIRLILGVAFALLVALLSTSDSPSLPLPFLLVGLILLALLLIFRTRLDHYILGRFGSILAGCAVTLLTLFAVYEFINLIDDLAERNLPFSLVLNYLKYRSPWILSQILPMSCLVATFLAIGIMARFNEVTALKASGTSIYRIAAPVVIVTVAISALAYINQDYLEPYANQRAAQIKDVIRGRSPRSYGAGERRWVFGDGGRLYNFRNFVASPVPVLAAPGSGEFQGFSAYRLDPSTFEIHERTYARSASFNRGSWLLKDGWTRSFEGAEESFETFAEKRFDFPEGPGYFIKEWKTPAQMNFAELKHFVIDLKRRGYDVQELQVDLYDKTALPLVSLTMVILGIPFCFRMGKRGSLYGVGIAVFLVTVFLLVFSTTNALGGIGLMPPFLAAWGPNVLFAGTGMYLLLRTGT, encoded by the coding sequence ATGCGGATTCTCGGCATCGACACCATCTGGAAATACGTGATGCGGGAGGTCATGTCACCCAGCATCCTGGGCCTCTGCGTCTACGTCCTGGTGTTCCTGATGAACGCGCTCTTCCAGCTCGCCGAGCTGGCGATCAAGAAGGACCTGGCCCTCCGAACTGTCCTGACAATTCTCTTCCTCTACCTGCCACAGGTCCTGAAGCTGTCCATTCCGATGGCGATATTGCTGGGAGTGCTCGTCGGGATTGGACGCCTCTCCACGGACAGTGAAGTGATTGCCATGCGGGCCAGCGGCGTGAGCTATTGGAAGGTCCTGTACCCGGTGCTCTGCCTGGGAATCGCCGGCTGGGGCATCTCGAGCGTTCTCCTGCTGGGCCTGGAACCCGGGGCCAACTACAAGCTCCACAGGCTGACCAGCAAGATGATGTACTCCACCGATCTGCGACGGGAAATCAAGCCTCGGGTTTTCTTCGAGGAAATCCCCGGGATGCTGCTCTACGCGGACGAGGTCCACAGCGGAGGCGATTTTCTGGAGCGCGTGTTCATCTATCAGAGCGAGGAAGGCGGCAAGGAGCTGGTCACGGTCGCGAGACGGGCCCAGATCGACTACGACCGGACGAACGGCATCGCCCGCTTCTACCTGGAAAGCGGGGTCACGCACAGCACCACACCTGCCGATTCCGAGAGCTATCAGCTCAGCAGCTTCCAGCGCCAGATGATCGTCAAGGAGCCCGACGAGTCGTTCCGGCTGCGGAGCACCATCCTCAGCCGACCGCTACCGAAGAGCTACCAGGATCAGGATCTCGGCGAGCTGTCCAACTCGATCGCCCGAGCCGGCAGCATCGACCATGCGGAGACACGGAACCGGGTCATCGGTCAAATCCTGGCGATCAAGCACGAGCGCTTCGCCCTGCCTGCGGCCTGCCTGGTCTTCGCCATCCTTGGGGTGCCGCTGGGAATCATGAACCGACGCGGGGGCAAGGCTTCCGGCTTCAGCCTGAGCATCGGCATATCCATCGTCTATTGGATTCTCTACTCGGCGGGAAGGAACATGGTCAGCCAGGGAAACCTTTCTCCCCACGTTGGTCTCTGGGTAGGCAATGTTCTTCTCGGGCTCATCGGCGTGGTACTCCTTCTGCTGCGTGAGCGCTCTGAGCGATTGCAGCTGTCCATCCTCTTCCCTGCCAGCGTGCAGCGCACCCTGGCCTCCCTGCGTCGCAGGCGTGAGATCGAATCGGAGTCACGGCACAGGGGACGTCCCGGTCGATGGAAGAGGCGGCGAGCCGGAGGCGGATCGGGCGCACCTCCGGCGGGGACCCGCCCTGCCCTGCGCTCCGTGAATCCGGAGGCGGTCCTCCCGGTCGACCCTCTCGATCCGGGGGAGATGGTTGAGGAGGAGACCCCCACGCGCCGCCTGACCTTGCGTATCCGTTTGATCCTGGGGGTTGCATTCGCGCTCCTGGTGGCCCTTCTGTCAACTTCGGACAGTCCTTCCCTCCCGCTCCCCTTCCTGCTCGTCGGGCTCATCCTGCTGGCGCTTCTCCTGATCTTCCGGACTCGACTCGACCATTACATCCTCGGCCGCTTCGGTTCGATCCTGGCCGGGTGCGCCGTGACCCTTCTTACCCTGTTCGCGGTCTACGAGTTCATCAATCTCATCGACGACCTCGCGGAGCGCAATCTTCCCTTCTCGCTCGTGCTTAACTACCTCAAGTACCGCTCGCCGTGGATCCTGTCCCAGATACTGCCGATGTCCTGCCTGGTCGCGACGTTTCTCGCCATAGGGATCATGGCGCGCTTCAACGAAGTGACGGCGCTTAAGGCGAGCGGCACCAGCATCTACCGCATCGCGGCGCCGGTGGTCATCGTGACCGTGGCGATCAGCGCGCTGGCATACATCAATCAGGACTATCTGGAGCCGTACGCCAACCAGCGTGCCGCGCAGATCAAGGATGTGATTCGCGGACGGAGCCCTCGGAGTTATGGCGCGGGGGAGCGTCGCTGGGTCTTTGGTGACGGGGGCCGGCTGTACAACTTCCGGAACTTCGTGGCCTCCCCCGTCCCGGTTCTGGCCGCCCCCGGCAGCGGAGAATTCCAGGGATTTTCGGCCTACCGACTGGACCCGTCCACCTTCGAGATCCATGAGCGGACGTACGCCCGCAGCGCCTCGTTCAATCGCGGAAGCTGGCTCCTCAAAGACGGCTGGACACGCTCCTTCGAGGGAGCCGAGGAGTCCTTCGAGACCTTCGCCGAGAAGCGGTTCGACTTTCCGGAGGGGCCCGGCTACTTCATCAAGGAGTGGAAGACCCCGGCGCAGATGAACTTCGCCGAGCTGAAGCATTTCGTCATCGATTTGAAGCGGCGGGGCTACGACGTCCAGGAGCTCCAGGTGGACCTGTACGACAAGACCGCGTTACCTCTCGTCTCGCTCACCATGGTGATCCTGGGCATCCCCTTCTGCTTCCGCATGGGGAAGCGTGGATCGCTCTACGGCGTTGGCATTGCGGTTTTTCTCGTCACGGTATTTCTCCTCGTTTTTTCGACGACCAATGCGCTCGGCGGGATCGGCCTCATGCCTCCCTTCCTGGCCGCCTGGGGCCCGAACGTCCTGTTCGCGGGTACCGGGATGTATCTGCTGCTCCGGACCGGAACCTAG
- a CDS encoding tetratricopeptide repeat protein, which translates to MTFETIRRHRVPLGLGLLLVAVWGLLGLTRTDAGRWLAVLDSPLGILKPRLLQPGWHLAPPGLLRISLYPSEPVTLSFRAGERDEGPLVTREGVEVGADGTIRYRVDPDRALEVHRAIGPAYDRVLALWVEQELRRAIGGSVYSDISGARIEDLRSGLGQALADRFRTSGLELLSCDVGSVRIRAAVLSAKSPQRLSTGARVILIGLDGADWNILDPLFAAGRLPHLARLARTGVRGRLHSITPMLSPVIWTSVATGVLPGRHGIIDFLATTERDGERVPVTSTLRRTKAIWNILSENGLRVGVAGWWASFPAENVNGFIVSDRVAYQLFGVRAGREQVSEGKVHPPELAGLVASMTVAPETIGVGEIARYVRIPPDTSSLPADQNKLIDDLKTLIAAGDTYTAISLALRERYHPDFQAVYLEGTDTVAHLFMRYAPPLLPGVTPLESERFGRAVDEYYRHADEIVGRLVEAAGSDTSIIICSDHGFRTGENRPLTDSRIGFGQAADWHRKYGVIILSGAPFRARHELNEASVLDITPTVLALLGLPVAEDMDGRPILEAFEPRFLEEHPIRYVPTYETGPVASSPAAGDRGVEPKRGDQPAPVDPRGDRDLKEKLQSLGYLSQNTANSHNNRGMLLLGQGKYDEAIAEFQQAVRASEDLKIARINIARALFKKRDFQGATAELNKFLTQQPRSKEAENLLGNVAMEQRQYQEAETHFRKALQYEPNFTDARNSLGILFNKLGRTDDAMEAFQAVIATDPEYAEAHNNVGIILKERGRVEEAIASFRKAIAADAEFSGSYSNLALVLEQKGDLKGAEEQYRNALRRDASNVQVRTNYGGLLYAMGRFEQARVELERAVALDPRDASALNNLGAVYGRLQRTADEIASYRKAIAVDSNYADVHHNLGLALVKKGDWEEGEEELRRSLSIDRKYAPACLNLARSLMGRGRLEDAVDVLAAGIREVPGNADLHGMLGEVYLRLGRKDRAIAAFEQSLKLMPNQAELRARLQSLTAGSPSPGETPPPTGGKDGP; encoded by the coding sequence ATGACCTTCGAGACGATCAGGCGGCACAGGGTCCCGCTGGGCCTGGGCCTTTTGCTCGTTGCGGTCTGGGGTCTCCTCGGCCTCACCCGCACGGACGCGGGACGGTGGCTGGCCGTCCTCGACTCCCCGCTGGGCATCCTGAAGCCGCGCCTGCTCCAACCGGGATGGCATCTGGCCCCCCCGGGTCTCCTGCGCATCAGCCTGTACCCATCCGAGCCGGTCACGCTGTCGTTTCGTGCCGGGGAGCGGGATGAGGGCCCCCTGGTCACGCGCGAGGGGGTCGAGGTCGGGGCGGACGGTACGATCCGCTATCGGGTCGATCCGGATCGAGCGCTGGAGGTGCACCGCGCGATCGGTCCCGCCTACGATCGTGTCCTGGCTCTCTGGGTCGAGCAGGAGCTGCGGCGGGCGATCGGCGGGTCCGTATACAGCGACATCTCCGGTGCGCGCATCGAGGACCTGCGATCGGGACTCGGGCAGGCGCTGGCCGATCGCTTCCGGACGTCCGGTCTCGAGCTCCTGTCGTGTGACGTCGGCAGCGTTCGCATCCGCGCCGCCGTCCTGAGCGCCAAATCACCCCAGCGGCTCTCGACCGGCGCCAGGGTGATCCTGATCGGCCTCGACGGTGCCGACTGGAACATCCTGGATCCGCTCTTCGCGGCCGGGCGTCTTCCCCATCTCGCCCGCCTGGCGCGGACGGGGGTGCGCGGGCGCCTCCACTCGATTACCCCCATGCTGTCACCGGTCATCTGGACCAGCGTGGCGACCGGTGTCCTGCCCGGAAGACACGGGATCATCGATTTTCTGGCGACCACGGAACGCGACGGAGAGCGCGTTCCCGTCACGTCCACCCTCCGTCGCACCAAGGCCATCTGGAACATCCTCAGTGAAAACGGACTGAGGGTCGGCGTGGCAGGGTGGTGGGCGAGCTTCCCGGCGGAAAACGTGAACGGTTTCATCGTCTCCGACCGGGTCGCCTATCAGCTGTTCGGCGTGCGCGCGGGACGGGAGCAGGTGTCGGAAGGGAAGGTCCACCCGCCCGAGCTCGCCGGACTGGTCGCCTCCATGACGGTGGCTCCCGAGACCATCGGGGTCGGTGAGATCGCCCGCTATGTCAGGATTCCGCCCGACACGTCGTCCCTGCCGGCGGATCAGAACAAGCTCATCGACGACCTGAAGACGCTCATCGCGGCAGGGGACACCTATACCGCGATCAGCCTGGCGCTGCGGGAGCGCTACCATCCCGATTTTCAGGCGGTCTACCTGGAAGGAACCGATACGGTGGCGCACCTCTTCATGCGCTACGCGCCCCCGCTCCTGCCCGGGGTGACGCCTCTCGAGTCCGAGCGGTTCGGCCGCGCCGTGGACGAGTACTACCGTCATGCCGACGAGATCGTCGGACGGCTCGTCGAGGCGGCCGGTTCGGACACCTCCATCATCATCTGCTCCGATCACGGGTTTCGCACCGGGGAGAACCGGCCGCTGACCGACTCGCGCATCGGATTCGGACAGGCGGCCGACTGGCATCGGAAGTACGGTGTGATCATTCTCAGCGGCGCTCCATTCCGCGCGCGCCACGAGCTGAACGAGGCCTCGGTCCTGGACATCACGCCGACGGTTCTGGCCCTCCTGGGCCTTCCCGTTGCGGAGGATATGGACGGTCGACCGATCCTTGAGGCCTTCGAGCCGCGGTTTCTCGAGGAGCATCCGATCCGCTACGTGCCAACTTATGAAACCGGGCCGGTTGCGTCCTCACCGGCGGCGGGGGATCGCGGTGTGGAACCCAAGCGAGGAGACCAGCCTGCCCCAGTCGATCCACGTGGAGACCGAGACCTCAAGGAGAAGCTCCAGTCGCTCGGATACCTGAGCCAGAACACGGCAAATTCCCACAACAATCGCGGCATGCTCCTGCTCGGCCAGGGAAAATACGACGAAGCGATCGCAGAATTCCAGCAGGCTGTCCGCGCCTCCGAAGATCTCAAGATCGCGCGGATCAATATCGCGCGCGCGCTGTTCAAGAAGCGGGACTTTCAGGGCGCCACGGCGGAGCTCAACAAATTCCTGACCCAGCAGCCGCGCTCCAAGGAGGCCGAGAATCTCCTCGGAAACGTGGCCATGGAGCAGCGGCAATACCAGGAGGCGGAGACCCACTTCCGCAAGGCGCTGCAGTACGAGCCGAACTTCACCGACGCCCGCAACAGTCTGGGAATCCTCTTCAACAAGCTCGGCAGGACCGACGATGCGATGGAGGCATTCCAGGCCGTGATCGCCACCGATCCCGAGTACGCCGAGGCGCACAACAACGTGGGTATCATTCTCAAAGAACGGGGACGGGTCGAGGAGGCGATTGCCTCCTTCAGGAAGGCGATCGCAGCCGACGCGGAGTTCTCCGGCTCGTACAGCAATCTGGCCCTTGTCCTCGAGCAGAAGGGCGACCTCAAGGGGGCGGAGGAGCAGTATCGAAACGCCCTGCGGCGAGATGCGTCCAACGTCCAGGTGCGGACGAACTATGGCGGCCTGCTCTACGCCATGGGGCGATTCGAACAGGCGCGCGTGGAGCTGGAAAGGGCGGTCGCCCTCGATCCACGGGATGCCTCCGCGCTCAACAATCTGGGGGCGGTCTACGGCCGGCTCCAGCGAACCGCCGATGAGATTGCCTCGTACCGCAAGGCGATTGCGGTGGACTCGAACTACGCCGACGTGCACCACAATCTCGGTCTGGCGCTGGTCAAGAAGGGGGATTGGGAAGAAGGGGAAGAAGAGCTCAGGCGCTCCCTTTCGATCGACCGGAAATACGCCCCTGCCTGCCTGAACCTGGCGCGGTCCCTGATGGGACGGGGACGCCTCGAGGACGCGGTCGATGTGCTGGCCGCAGGCATCCGTGAAGTGCCGGGGAACGCCGATCTGCACGGCATGCTCGGCGAGGTCTATCTCCGGCTCGGGCGGAAGGACAGGGCCATCGCGGCATTCGAGCAGTCCCTCAAATTGATGCCGAACCAGGCCGAGTTACGGGCGCGCCTGCAGTCGCTGACGGCCGGCTCGCCATCCCCGGGCGAGACTCCGCCCCCGACGGGGGGAAAGGACGGGCCGTGA
- a CDS encoding AAA family ATPase → MILAIANQKGGVGKTTTAINLAAALAQKGFSTLLVDLDPQGNATLSYLDPEQLNLSVYEALVEENRTLKDAVHKTNIKMLDLVPARISLAKFESKLLGDIDSHFRLKDRLKPLAKDYQYVIMDTPPTLGLLTVNALVTASHLLVPIQSSYFALEGTDDLLETVEKIKARPNPTLEFLGVVITLHDKRTILGRDIRNHIKEVFGNKVFRTIISRSVRLEESPAYKESIFSFAPHSTGALEYYKLSEEVIGRV, encoded by the coding sequence GTGATTCTCGCAATCGCTAATCAAAAGGGTGGAGTCGGCAAGACGACGACCGCCATCAACCTGGCAGCGGCCCTCGCCCAAAAAGGTTTCTCGACGCTCCTGGTCGACCTGGATCCCCAGGGCAACGCAACCCTTTCATACCTCGATCCGGAACAGCTCAACCTGTCCGTCTATGAGGCGCTCGTTGAGGAGAATCGAACCCTCAAGGATGCGGTCCACAAGACCAACATCAAAATGCTCGACCTGGTTCCCGCCCGGATCAGCCTGGCCAAATTCGAGAGCAAGCTCCTCGGGGATATCGACAGCCACTTTCGACTGAAGGACCGCCTGAAACCGCTTGCGAAGGACTACCAGTACGTCATCATGGATACACCCCCGACACTCGGCCTTCTGACGGTCAACGCCCTGGTGACGGCTTCGCATCTGCTCGTGCCGATCCAGTCCTCCTATTTCGCACTCGAAGGGACGGATGACCTTCTGGAAACAGTGGAGAAGATCAAGGCAAGGCCGAACCCCACACTCGAATTCCTAGGCGTTGTGATCACGCTTCACGACAAGAGGACCATCCTGGGCAGGGACATCCGGAACCACATCAAGGAGGTATTCGGGAACAAGGTCTTCCGGACGATCATCTCGCGGAGCGTGCGCCTCGAAGAGAGCCCGGCATACAAGGAATCCATCTTCAGCTTCGCGCCGCATTCCACCGGAGCGCTGGAGTATTACAAACTATCGGAAGAGGTCATAGGACGTGTCTAA
- a CDS encoding bifunctional nuclease family protein, which produces MGAMELEMKIKGLMIDPITNMPIIILRDPGSSAVLPIWVGIFEANAIALQIEKIVTPRPMTHDLLKSMLVNMHATVEKVVITDLKENTFYALIFLNYDGKVVPIDSRPSDAIALALRTGSPIFVKSDVIEKAKNTDLTKDAGESERIRKWLENLDPDEMGKYEM; this is translated from the coding sequence ATGGGCGCAATGGAACTCGAGATGAAAATCAAGGGGCTGATGATCGACCCGATCACCAACATGCCGATCATCATTCTGCGCGATCCGGGGAGCTCGGCCGTCCTGCCGATCTGGGTCGGCATTTTCGAGGCGAACGCCATCGCGCTCCAGATCGAAAAGATTGTCACGCCCCGCCCGATGACCCACGATCTGCTGAAGAGCATGCTGGTCAACATGCACGCCACGGTCGAAAAGGTGGTGATCACCGATCTCAAGGAGAACACGTTCTACGCCCTCATCTTCCTCAATTATGACGGTAAGGTCGTTCCCATCGATTCGCGGCCGAGCGACGCCATCGCCCTCGCCCTCCGCACCGGCTCTCCCATCTTCGTCAAGAGTGACGTGATCGAGAAAGCCAAGAACACGGACCTGACGAAGGACGCCGGTGAATCGGAGCGCATCCGGAAATGGCTCGAGAACCTCGACCCCGACGAGATGGGGAAGTACGAGATGTAG
- a CDS encoding ParB/RepB/Spo0J family partition protein, protein MIPLSLLMPNPDQPRRSFGDMTDLVSSIKEKGVLEPVLVRPTGEKFQIIAGERRYRASVEAGLSQIPCVEIDVDDRGVLEISLIENLQRRDLSSFEEAEGLEKLCEKFLYTHEEVAKKLGKSRTSVTETLTLNNIPTDLREKTREAGITARSTLLQIARQPNREAMLRMIEEIKKSGLTRDDVRKLQHDKKGPGRPKGFVFHFRPPDNKFTLNLKFKRSEISKEEIIATLRELLDSLSQS, encoded by the coding sequence ATGATTCCGCTTTCGCTGCTGATGCCCAATCCCGATCAGCCGCGTCGTTCGTTCGGAGACATGACCGACCTGGTCTCGTCGATCAAGGAAAAGGGCGTACTGGAGCCGGTCCTCGTTCGACCAACGGGTGAGAAGTTCCAGATCATCGCAGGGGAGCGAAGGTATCGCGCCTCGGTCGAAGCCGGTCTCTCCCAGATCCCGTGCGTCGAGATCGACGTAGACGACAGGGGAGTCCTGGAGATCAGCCTCATCGAGAACCTGCAGCGGCGCGATCTGAGCTCGTTCGAAGAGGCGGAAGGGCTCGAGAAGCTGTGCGAAAAGTTTTTGTACACCCATGAGGAGGTCGCCAAGAAGCTGGGAAAGTCGAGGACGTCAGTCACCGAGACACTGACCCTCAACAACATCCCAACTGACCTGCGGGAGAAGACCCGAGAGGCAGGAATCACGGCGCGGTCGACGCTGCTGCAGATTGCGCGTCAGCCGAACCGCGAGGCGATGCTCAGGATGATCGAGGAGATCAAGAAGTCGGGGTTGACCAGGGATGACGTCAGAAAGCTGCAACATGACAAGAAAGGTCCCGGACGGCCGAAGGGATTCGTCTTTCATTTCCGTCCGCCGGACAACAAGTTCACCCTCAATTTGAAATTCAAGCGATCGGAAATCTCGAAGGAGGAGATCATCGCAACCCTTCGAGAGCTTCTCGACAGCTTGTCGCAATCCTAG
- a CDS encoding integration host factor subunit beta — protein MTKAELVEEVARVSELTKKHSEIIVNTVFDSIVDALRKDEKIELRGFGSFRIRQRRSRQGRNPKTGDKVDVPAKRIPYFKPGKELKELINNSVQSPESAASSLSSSGAEP, from the coding sequence ATGACTAAGGCCGAGCTTGTTGAGGAAGTGGCCCGGGTCTCCGAGCTGACGAAGAAGCACTCCGAGATCATCGTCAACACGGTCTTCGATTCGATCGTCGACGCCCTCCGCAAGGACGAGAAGATCGAGTTGCGCGGCTTCGGGAGCTTTCGCATCAGGCAGCGGCGGTCGCGGCAGGGGCGCAATCCCAAGACCGGAGACAAGGTGGACGTTCCGGCCAAGCGCATCCCTTATTTCAAACCCGGCAAAGAGCTCAAGGAGCTGATCAACAACTCGGTCCAGTCCCCCGAGTCGGCGGCATCCTCGCTTTCGTCGTCCGGCGCGGAGCCCTGA
- the miaB gene encoding tRNA (N6-isopentenyl adenosine(37)-C2)-methylthiotransferase MiaB, with protein MKRYLIETWGCQMNQHDTEKMAGILESLGFTSTDDAALADVILLNTCSVREKAESKVFGRLGRLRRMKVDRPELVIGVVGCVAQQAGEAIFRRAPYVDVVMGPRNLARLGELLEEARRDGRSISLARDEDPIEFPSGTTARAAGPRAYVTVMEGCNKSCTFCIVPTTRGGEAYRDPGEILSEVRGLAAQGYCEIELLGQNVNAYHSRGHDLASLLHMADRIPGIRRLRFTTSHPGHLKPGIMNAMRDVPTVCNHLHLPAQSGSDRVLRAMNRGYTRARYLSRIEYLRAAVPDMAFSTDLIVGFPGETDADLEATLGLLREVEFDQVYAFAYSPRPGTAAAGMEGRLPEQVMQARLQEVLSVQDGIQRRRNAALVGRTFEVLVDGAGRLDNGLARGRTRCNRIVHFPAVVARGMFQSVTIIRANAHSLIGEPAAPGAA; from the coding sequence ATGAAGCGCTACCTCATCGAGACCTGGGGCTGCCAGATGAACCAGCATGACACCGAGAAGATGGCCGGGATTCTGGAAAGCCTGGGTTTCACGTCGACGGACGACGCGGCGCTCGCCGACGTGATCCTCCTCAACACGTGCAGCGTGCGCGAGAAGGCGGAAAGCAAGGTGTTCGGGCGCCTCGGGAGGCTGCGTCGCATGAAGGTCGACCGGCCTGAGCTGGTGATCGGCGTGGTGGGCTGCGTCGCCCAGCAGGCCGGGGAGGCGATCTTCCGGCGCGCGCCGTATGTCGATGTCGTGATGGGCCCGCGCAACCTGGCGAGGCTCGGGGAGCTTCTGGAGGAGGCGCGGCGCGACGGCCGCTCCATCAGCCTGGCGCGTGACGAGGATCCCATCGAGTTCCCCTCCGGCACCACGGCCCGGGCCGCGGGACCGAGAGCCTATGTGACCGTCATGGAGGGATGCAACAAGTCCTGCACCTTCTGCATCGTGCCGACCACGCGCGGCGGCGAGGCGTACCGGGATCCCGGCGAGATACTCAGTGAGGTGCGCGGGCTTGCGGCGCAGGGCTACTGCGAGATCGAGCTTCTCGGGCAGAACGTGAACGCCTATCATTCAAGAGGCCACGATCTGGCCTCTCTGCTCCACATGGCCGATCGCATCCCGGGAATACGCCGCCTGCGCTTCACGACCTCCCACCCCGGTCACCTGAAGCCGGGCATCATGAACGCGATGCGCGACGTGCCGACCGTGTGCAATCATCTGCACCTGCCGGCCCAGTCCGGATCGGACCGGGTGCTCCGGGCGATGAACCGCGGCTACACACGGGCCCGCTACCTGTCGCGCATCGAGTACCTCAGGGCCGCGGTGCCGGACATGGCGTTCAGCACCGACCTGATCGTCGGCTTCCCCGGCGAGACGGATGCCGACCTCGAAGCGACCCTCGGCCTTCTGCGGGAGGTGGAATTCGACCAGGTCTATGCGTTTGCCTACTCGCCGCGCCCCGGCACGGCGGCCGCCGGCATGGAGGGCAGGCTTCCGGAGCAGGTCATGCAGGCCCGACTCCAGGAAGTGCTGAGCGTTCAGGATGGGATTCAGCGGCGGCGCAACGCGGCCCTGGTCGGACGGACCTTCGAGGTCCTGGTGGATGGCGCCGGACGTCTCGACAACGGCCTGGCCAGGGGGCGTACGCGCTGCAACCGCATCGTGCATTTCCCGGCGGTCGTGGCCCGCGGAATGTTTCAATCGGTGACCATCATCCGGGCGAACGCCCACTCGCTGATCGGCGAGCCAGCGGCGCCCGGCGCTGCTTGA